The following are encoded together in the Cervus elaphus chromosome 30, mCerEla1.1, whole genome shotgun sequence genome:
- the LOC122686875 gene encoding translation initiation factor IF-2-like: MGLVTPPLGAGHEAAGGQSSRQRWADPCDGQLLQRPGVGARRGRGRAGAAAAEDAGQQGCPQAQGAAPPAGPPLSSPQASDVRCRPARCLCFSRGHCAPRASAPSWLAYLRRLAPHVRVRGWRGPAPRGSHGGPWAGSRLRSGNPPEKQVSRPRPAALGPGGRGERAKAYSVRVHGAAVNSGFPGEVGGRVQPPPPGPEQLSPTSAPRQWACARLAKGPTALTPPENPQTAP; the protein is encoded by the coding sequence ATGGGCTTGGTCACGCCACCCCTGGGGGCTGGACACGAAGCCGCAGGCGGCCAGTCCTCCAGGCAGCGCTGGGCGGACCCCTGTGATGGGCAGCTGCTGCAGAGGCCTGGGGTGGGAGCGCGCCGGGGCCGAGGGAGGGCCGGGGCAGCTGCCGCAGAGGACGCGGGGCAGCAGGGCTGCCCGCAAGCCCAGGGCGCGGCCCCTCCGGCGGGCCCACCGCTCAGCTCGCCGCAGGCGTCAGACGTCCGGTGCCGCCCCGCCCGCTGTCTCTGTTTCAGCCGCGGTCACTGCGCCCCTCGGGCCTCAGCACCTTCATGGCTGGCTTATCTGAGGCGCCTCGCCCCCCACGTCAGGGTCCGAGGCTGGAGAGGCCCCGCTCCACGAGGCTCTCACGGTGGTCCCTGGGCCGGCAGCCGCTTGCGTTCCGGAAACCCGCCGGAAAAGCAAGTCTCGCGCCCGAGACCAGCCGCTCTGGGTCCTGGGGGCCGAGGCGAACGCGCGAAGGCGTATTCTGTGCGGGTTCACGGCGCCGCGGTGAACTCAGGGTTCCCAGGAGAAGTCGGCGGACGCGTCCAGCCCCCTCCGCCTGGACCGGAGCAACTCAGCCCGACATCCGCTCCCAGGCAGTGGGCGTGCGCCCGGCTCGCCAAGGGGCCCACAGCTCTGACACCGCCAGAGAACCCCCAAACGGCCCCTTAA
- the LOC122686874 gene encoding protein ADP-ribosylarginine hydrolase-like protein 1, translating to MEKFQAAMLLGAVGDALGFGHTARESSGSGARVQEELGKGGWLDHLVLSPETWPVSGNTIMHMSTAGALVTDFWCLDDLYREMVRRYVDVLEKLPEQRADPATLEGCSQLKPDNYLLAWHTPFNEKGSGFGGATKAMCVGMRYWQPERLETLVEVSVECGRMTHNHPTGFLGSLCTALFASYAVQGKRLEQWGRDMLRAVPLAEEYCKKTIRHLAEYQEHWFYFEAKWQFYLEERKIIEDTENEASFPDRYDAEERDKTYRKWSSEGRGGRRGHDAPMIAYDALLGAKGSWTELCRRAMFHGGESGATGAIAGCLFGLLHGLDAVPAGLYRELEHQDELRRLGEALHRLSTQEK from the exons ATGGAGAAGTTCCAGGCTGCGATGCTGCTGGGGGCTGTCGGGGACGCTCTGGGGTTCGGGCACACCGCCAGGGAGAGCAGCGGCTCGGGCGCCAGGGTCCAGGAGGAGCTGGGGAAGGGGGGCTGGTTGGACCACCTCGTGCTCTCGCCGGAGACGTGGCCGGTGAGCGGCAACACCATCATGCACATGTCGACGGCGGGGGCCCTCGTCACAG ACTTCTGGTGCCTGGACGACCTCTACCGTGAGATGGTGCGGCGCTACGTGGATGTCCTAGAGAAGCTCCCGGAGCAGCGGGCAGACCCGGCCACCCTGGAGGGCTGCTCCCAGCTGAAGCCGGACAACTACCTCCTCGCGTGGCACACGCCGTTCAACGAGAAAG GCTCGGGGTTCGGCGGCGCCACCAAGGCGATGTGCGTGGGGATGCGGTACTGGCAGCCAGAGCGGCTGGAGACGCTGGTGGAGGTCAGCGTGGAGTGCGGCCGGATGACCCACAACCACCCCACAG GCTTCCTCGGGTCCCTGTGCACTGCCCTGTTTGCGTCGTATGCCGTCCAGGGAAAGCGGCTGGAGCAGTGGGGGCGCGACATGCTGCGGGCAGTGCCGCTGGCCGAGGAGTACTGCAAGAAGACCATCCGGCACCTGGCAG AATACCAGGAGCACTGGTTTTACTTTGAAGCTAAGTGGCAGTTTTACCTGGAGGAGAGAAAAATCATCGAGGACACCGAGAACGAGGCCAGCTTCCCCGACCGCTACGACGCGGAGGAGAGGGACAAA ACCTACAGGAAATGGAGCTCTGAGGGTCGGGGAGGACGGCGGGGCCACGACGCCCCCATGATCGCCTATGACGCCCTCCTGGGAGCCAAGGGCAGCTGGACGGAGCTGTGCCGCCGCGCCATGTTCCACGGAG GTGAGAGCGGGGCCACCGGGGCCATCGCCGGCTGCCTGTTTGGGCTGCTGCACGGCCTGGACGCCGTCCCCGCGGGCCTGTACCGCGAGTTGGAGCACCAGGACGAGCTGAGGCGCCTGGGCGAGGCACTACACCGCCTGTCCACGCAGGAGAAGTAA